The following proteins are encoded in a genomic region of Porphyrobacter sp. CACIAM 03H1:
- the bioB gene encoding biotin synthase BioB has translation MTNPRTDWTRAEIAALFDLPFTELLFQAASVHRAYHPATEVQLCTLLSIKTGGCPEDCGYCSQSVHADSGVEATKLMDVQAVLQRAAQAKDAGSQRFCMGAAWRNPKDRDMPAIVEIVKGVRAMGLETCMTLGMLEPHQAEMLAEAGLDYYNHNIDSSPEYYERVISTRDFQCRLDTLDHVRKAGINVCSGGIVGMGETREDRVGFIHTLATLLQHPESVPVNALVPVKGTVLGNMLADTPLAKIDDIEFVRTVGVARITMPRSMVRLSAGRESMSEATHALCFLAGANSIFTGDKLLTAPNAGDDKDGALFAKLGLTALKGEEPARACKSVVAA, from the coding sequence TTGACCAACCCCCGCACCGACTGGACCCGCGCCGAAATCGCCGCGCTCTTCGACCTGCCGTTCACCGAGCTGCTGTTCCAGGCCGCCAGCGTCCACCGCGCCTACCACCCCGCGACCGAAGTCCAGCTGTGCACCCTGCTGAGCATCAAGACCGGCGGGTGCCCGGAGGATTGCGGCTATTGCTCGCAGTCAGTGCACGCTGATTCGGGCGTGGAAGCCACCAAGCTGATGGACGTGCAGGCCGTGCTCCAGCGCGCGGCGCAGGCGAAGGATGCGGGCTCCCAGCGCTTCTGCATGGGCGCCGCGTGGCGCAATCCCAAGGACCGCGACATGCCCGCGATCGTGGAGATCGTGAAGGGCGTGCGGGCCATGGGCCTCGAGACCTGCATGACGCTGGGGATGCTCGAGCCGCATCAGGCCGAGATGCTGGCCGAGGCGGGGCTCGACTACTACAACCACAATATCGACAGCTCGCCCGAATATTACGAGCGCGTCATCTCCACCCGCGACTTCCAGTGCCGGCTCGATACGCTCGACCACGTCCGCAAGGCCGGGATAAACGTGTGCTCCGGCGGCATCGTCGGCATGGGCGAGACGCGCGAGGATCGGGTGGGGTTCATCCACACCCTCGCCACCCTGCTGCAGCATCCCGAAAGCGTGCCGGTCAACGCGCTGGTGCCGGTCAAAGGCACGGTGCTCGGCAACATGCTCGCCGATACCCCGCTCGCCAAGATCGACGATATCGAGTTCGTCCGCACCGTCGGGGTCGCGCGCATCACCATGCCGCGCTCGATGGTGCGGCTCTCGGCGGGGCGCGAGTCGATGAGCGAAGCGACGCACGCCCTGTGTTTCCTCGCGGGCGCGAATTCGATCTTCACCGGCGACAAGCTGCTGACCGCGCCCAATGCGGGCGACGACAAGGACGGCGCGCTGTTCGCCAAGCTCGGCCTCACCGCACTGAAGGGCGAGGAGCCCGCGCGGGCCTGCAAGTCGGTGGTGGCGGCATAA
- a CDS encoding alpha/beta hydrolase, which produces MLFNMIAAAALAMAPAPLPEPQPLTIGETVTVEAIGAERQVNIVLPIGYAEEPDKQWPVVYLLDGGVTQDLMMGAGLERWNTIWGRSANAIIVGIETKDRQRELLPPTGDAAERTRWPTAGESAAFRAWIAGTVKPLIEARYRHDGTAFLVGESAAGHFVVETWVSAPGLFAGYAAISPSLQWDSEALSRRAPGEGKRPPLYLSLADEGGATETGMMRLLATLPPSQPYCFSDRRKELRHATALHGLLPEALQYLLPTGVDYLDDYGFTLRCERRGG; this is translated from the coding sequence ATGCTGTTCAACATGATCGCTGCCGCCGCGCTCGCAATGGCACCCGCGCCGCTGCCGGAGCCGCAACCGCTGACTATCGGCGAGACGGTGACAGTGGAAGCCATTGGCGCGGAGCGGCAGGTCAATATCGTCCTGCCGATCGGGTATGCCGAGGAACCCGACAAGCAGTGGCCGGTGGTCTACCTGCTCGATGGCGGCGTGACGCAGGACCTCATGATGGGCGCGGGGCTCGAGCGCTGGAACACGATCTGGGGCCGCAGCGCGAACGCGATCATCGTCGGGATCGAGACGAAGGACCGCCAGCGCGAGCTGCTCCCACCCACCGGCGATGCCGCCGAACGCACGCGCTGGCCCACGGCGGGCGAGAGCGCGGCATTCCGGGCGTGGATTGCCGGGACCGTCAAGCCGCTGATCGAAGCCCGCTATCGCCACGATGGCACCGCCTTCCTCGTCGGCGAAAGCGCGGCGGGGCATTTCGTGGTCGAGACCTGGGTGAGCGCACCCGGCCTGTTCGCCGGTTACGCCGCGATTTCGCCCAGCCTGCAATGGGATAGCGAGGCGCTGAGCCGCCGCGCGCCGGGCGAGGGCAAGCGCCCGCCGCTATACCTCAGCCTTGCCGACGAGGGCGGGGCGACCGAGACAGGGATGATGCGGCTGCTCGCCACCCTGCCGCCCTCGCAGCCCTACTGCTTCTCCGACCGCCGCAAGGAGCTGCGCCACGCCACGGCCTTGCACGGCCTGTTGCCCGAGGCGCTGCAATATCTGCTGCCGACCGGGGTCGACTATCTGGATGACTACGGCTTCACGCTGAGGTGCGAGCGGCGGGGAGGGTAA
- a CDS encoding heme-dependent oxidative N-demethylase family protein yields the protein MTLGFSVDSLLPKARGGGQLRMGLVKLEERDWLQPEPDLAARAAGFADWPEGVQLTPEVGLPGRELAAMLGAPGALPEAALAVHEDLCLLTKREGEEVYRLIGAAVAWPSDWHPADKIGLPLRALHAPIAGYEEQLASGVDRFMETLRPGLIYGRCNWFIAATGERRWLPDRPPHEAFAHVTPENAGETLFVRSERQTLRRLPQTGAILFTIGIYVEPLGSLAAANIAMLGKAVQTLVSGEGDRRGAPAYAASLIAYAERNAA from the coding sequence ATGACCCTCGGCTTCTCCGTCGATAGCCTGCTGCCCAAGGCACGCGGGGGCGGGCAACTTCGGATGGGGCTGGTCAAGCTCGAGGAGCGTGACTGGCTCCAGCCAGAGCCTGACCTTGCCGCCCGTGCCGCCGGGTTCGCCGACTGGCCCGAGGGCGTGCAGCTCACCCCCGAGGTCGGCCTGCCGGGCCGCGAACTTGCCGCCATGCTCGGCGCCCCCGGCGCGCTCCCCGAGGCGGCGCTGGCGGTCCACGAGGACCTGTGCCTGCTGACGAAGCGCGAAGGCGAGGAGGTCTATCGCCTGATCGGCGCGGCGGTGGCGTGGCCCTCTGACTGGCACCCCGCGGACAAGATCGGCCTGCCCCTGCGTGCGCTTCACGCCCCGATTGCAGGCTATGAGGAGCAGCTCGCCTCCGGGGTCGACCGCTTCATGGAGACGCTTCGGCCCGGCCTCATCTATGGCCGCTGCAACTGGTTCATCGCGGCCACCGGTGAGCGTCGCTGGCTCCCCGACCGGCCCCCGCACGAGGCCTTCGCCCATGTCACGCCGGAGAACGCAGGCGAGACCCTGTTCGTGCGCTCGGAACGCCAGACCCTGCGCCGCTTGCCGCAGACCGGCGCGATCCTCTTCACCATCGGCATCTATGTCGAGCCGCTCGGCAGCCTTGCCGCCGCCAATATCGCCATGCTGGGAAAGGCGGTGCAGACCCTTGTGAGCGGCGAGGGTGACCGCAGGGGCGCGCCCGCCTATGCTGCCAGCCTGATCGCCTACGCCGAAAGGAACGCCGCATGA
- a CDS encoding lysozyme inhibitor LprI family protein — translation MIATLILPLLAQSAQPPVPEWNCADPQVQAEMNWCAGQDYEAADAALNAQWAITAEVMKKRDAEWAELGSSDKRPGFFRSLLEGQRGWLRYRDAHCRVDGYTARMGSLEPFLAATCKTRLTRLRTAELKELVEVPG, via the coding sequence ATGATCGCCACGCTGATCCTCCCGCTGCTCGCCCAGTCCGCGCAGCCGCCCGTGCCCGAATGGAATTGCGCCGACCCGCAGGTGCAGGCCGAAATGAACTGGTGCGCCGGGCAGGATTACGAGGCCGCCGATGCCGCGCTCAACGCCCAGTGGGCGATCACCGCCGAGGTGATGAAGAAGCGCGATGCCGAATGGGCCGAACTCGGCTCGTCCGACAAGCGCCCGGGCTTCTTCAGGAGCCTGCTCGAAGGCCAGCGCGGCTGGCTGCGCTATCGCGACGCGCATTGCCGGGTGGACGGCTACACGGCGCGCATGGGGAGCCTAGAGCCCTTCCTCGCCGCGACCTGCAAGACGCGCCTCACCCGCCTGCGCACCGCCGAGCTGAAGGAACTGGTCGAGGTGCCGGGCTGA
- a CDS encoding acetyl-CoA carboxylase biotin carboxylase subunit, with the protein MFSKILIANRGEIACRVITTARKMGIKTVAVYSDADARAPFVAMADEAVHIGPSPAAESYLVADKIIAACKQTGAEAVHPGYGFLSERTSFAEALAKEGIAFIGPPVGAIAAMGDKIESKKLAKEAGVNVVPGFVGEIEDTEHAVRISNEIGYPVMMKASAGGGGKGMRLAYSEADVREGFESVKREGLNSFGDDRVFIEKFILNPRHIEIQILGDQHGNILYLNERECSIQRRHQKVVEEAPSPFVTPKMRKAMGEQCVALARAVGYYSAGTVELIVSGADPTGESFYFLEMNTRLQVEHPVTEAITGIDLVEQMIRVAAGEKLAMTQDDIGIDGWAIENRVYAEDPYRGFLPSTGRLVHYSPPLPGWSEDETVAGKPRRGVARGTGSVRVDDGVYEGGEVSRFYDPMIAKLITWAPTRDEAADLQIEALDNFRIKGLGHNVDFLSAIMQHPRFRSGELTTGFIAEEYPEGFHGAATSDEVKRLLAAVCAGNEFTLQSRARRISGQLDGPLPVTSKWLVKLGDERFHVTLGEGHAVVDGVRVEGTCNWQPGMVQAEATGKVGEGDEQRFGLIVERVGNQWKVTTRGAAHTALVLPQRLARHESLMLEKVPPDLSRLLICPMPGMLVKLHVAEGEKVQPGQPLATVEAMKMENILRAEKEGVIAKINAAEGESLAVDAVILELE; encoded by the coding sequence TTGTTCTCGAAAATCCTGATTGCCAACCGCGGCGAGATCGCCTGCCGGGTCATCACCACGGCCCGCAAAATGGGGATCAAGACCGTCGCGGTCTATTCCGACGCTGACGCCCGCGCGCCCTTCGTGGCGATGGCGGACGAGGCGGTGCATATCGGCCCTTCGCCTGCGGCCGAGAGCTACCTGGTCGCGGACAAGATCATCGCCGCCTGCAAGCAGACCGGGGCCGAGGCGGTGCATCCGGGCTACGGCTTCCTGTCGGAACGCACCTCCTTTGCCGAGGCGCTGGCGAAGGAAGGCATCGCCTTCATCGGGCCTCCCGTGGGCGCGATTGCCGCAATGGGCGACAAGATCGAATCCAAGAAGCTGGCGAAAGAGGCGGGCGTCAATGTCGTCCCAGGCTTTGTCGGCGAGATCGAGGATACCGAGCACGCGGTGCGCATCTCGAACGAGATCGGCTACCCGGTGATGATGAAGGCCAGCGCCGGCGGCGGGGGCAAGGGGATGCGCCTCGCCTATTCCGAGGCCGATGTGCGCGAGGGCTTCGAAAGCGTGAAGCGCGAGGGCCTGAACTCCTTCGGCGACGACCGCGTCTTCATCGAGAAGTTCATCCTCAACCCGCGCCACATCGAGATCCAGATCCTCGGCGACCAGCACGGCAACATCCTCTACCTGAACGAGCGTGAATGCTCGATCCAGCGCCGCCACCAGAAGGTGGTCGAGGAAGCGCCGTCGCCTTTCGTCACGCCCAAGATGCGGAAGGCGATGGGCGAGCAATGCGTCGCCCTCGCGCGCGCGGTGGGGTATTACAGCGCGGGCACGGTCGAGCTGATCGTCTCGGGCGCGGACCCGACGGGCGAGAGCTTCTACTTCCTCGAGATGAACACCCGGCTTCAGGTCGAGCACCCCGTCACTGAAGCGATCACCGGGATCGACCTCGTCGAGCAGATGATCCGCGTGGCGGCGGGCGAGAAGCTTGCCATGACGCAGGACGACATCGGGATCGACGGCTGGGCGATCGAGAACCGCGTCTATGCCGAGGACCCCTATCGCGGCTTTCTGCCCTCTACCGGACGGCTGGTGCACTACTCGCCCCCGCTCCCCGGCTGGAGCGAGGACGAGACGGTCGCCGGCAAGCCCCGGCGGGGCGTTGCGCGCGGCACCGGCTCGGTGCGCGTCGATGACGGCGTCTACGAGGGCGGCGAGGTCTCGCGCTTCTACGACCCGATGATCGCCAAGCTGATCACCTGGGCACCGACCCGCGACGAGGCGGCGGACTTGCAGATCGAGGCATTGGACAATTTCCGCATCAAGGGCCTCGGCCACAATGTCGATTTCCTCTCCGCGATCATGCAGCACCCGCGATTCCGCTCGGGCGAGCTGACCACGGGCTTCATCGCCGAGGAATATCCCGAAGGCTTCCACGGCGCGGCGACCTCGGACGAGGTCAAGCGCCTGCTGGCAGCGGTATGCGCGGGCAACGAGTTCACGCTGCAAAGCCGTGCGCGCCGCATTTCCGGCCAGCTCGACGGGCCGTTGCCGGTGACCAGCAAATGGCTGGTGAAACTTGGCGACGAGCGCTTTCATGTGACCCTCGGCGAGGGCCATGCGGTGGTCGATGGCGTACGGGTCGAAGGCACCTGCAACTGGCAGCCCGGCATGGTGCAGGCCGAAGCGACCGGCAAGGTGGGCGAGGGCGATGAACAGCGTTTCGGCCTGATCGTCGAGCGCGTCGGCAACCAGTGGAAGGTCACCACGCGCGGCGCGGCGCACACCGCGCTGGTCCTGCCGCAGCGCCTCGCACGGCACGAATCGCTGATGCTCGAGAAGGTCCCGCCCGATCTCTCGCGCCTCCTCATCTGCCCGATGCCGGGGATGCTGGTGAAGCTTCATGTGGCCGAAGGCGAGAAGGTGCAGCCCGGCCAGCCCCTCGCCACGGTCGAGGCGATGAAGATGGAGAACATCCTGCGCGCCGAGAAGGAAGGCGTGATCGCCAAGATCAACGCCGCCGAGGGCGAAAGCCTCGCGGTCGATGCGGTGATCCTCGAGCTCGAATAG
- a CDS encoding GNAT family N-acetyltransferase: protein MRIALADLDDPEVRALIAYHQRNMIEGSPPGLSFALDLSGLKTPGVTVWAVHLDGRAAAIGALKRIDDAACELKSMRTHPDFLRRGCAAALLETIIDHARAEGFRVMSLETGTGPAFGPALALYRRRGFANGPAFADYTLTDFNQCLHLPLG, encoded by the coding sequence GTGCGGATCGCGCTGGCCGACCTGGACGATCCGGAGGTCCGGGCGCTGATCGCCTACCACCAGCGCAACATGATCGAAGGCTCGCCGCCGGGACTGAGTTTCGCGCTCGACCTGTCCGGCCTCAAGACGCCGGGCGTGACGGTCTGGGCCGTGCATCTGGACGGTCGCGCCGCCGCGATCGGCGCGCTCAAGCGGATCGACGATGCGGCTTGCGAGCTCAAGTCGATGCGCACCCATCCCGATTTCCTGCGTCGGGGCTGTGCGGCGGCGCTGCTGGAGACGATCATCGACCATGCCCGCGCCGAAGGGTTCCGGGTGATGAGCCTCGAGACCGGCACCGGCCCTGCCTTCGGGCCGGCGCTGGCGCTCTACCGCAGGCGCGGCTTTGCCAATGGCCCTGCCTTCGCCGACTACACCCTGACCGACTTCAACCAGTGCCTGCACCTGCCGCTCGGGTGA
- a CDS encoding cyclase family protein, whose amino-acid sequence MTRFIDLSIPITNTVVSDPEVMRPKVTYMTHETTWEQIAMFFPGLRREDLPDGEGWAVEFVELSTHNGTHMDAPWHYHSTTDAGARPAPSIDEAPLDRFFRPGVKLDFSHLPHGHVVSAAEVEAELARIGYTLEPLDIVLVQSGAVYGTEGFTDQGVGLGAEATLWLTEQGIEVVGTDAWSWDAPFSHTAKRWAETRDPAIIWEGHKAGRIRPYYQIEKLANLAALPPHGFMVSCFPVKIERASAGWIRAVAMVEE is encoded by the coding sequence ATGACGCGCTTCATCGACCTCTCGATCCCGATCACCAACACCGTGGTCTCCGATCCCGAGGTGATGCGGCCCAAGGTCACCTACATGACCCACGAGACCACGTGGGAACAGATCGCGATGTTCTTTCCCGGCCTGAGGCGCGAGGACCTGCCGGACGGCGAAGGCTGGGCGGTCGAATTCGTCGAGCTCTCGACCCACAACGGCACTCACATGGACGCGCCGTGGCATTACCACTCGACCACGGATGCGGGCGCCCGCCCCGCCCCGAGCATCGACGAGGCCCCGCTCGACCGGTTCTTCCGCCCCGGCGTGAAGCTCGACTTCAGTCACCTCCCCCACGGCCATGTCGTCTCGGCAGCCGAAGTGGAGGCCGAGCTGGCGCGGATCGGCTACACGCTCGAGCCGCTCGATATCGTGCTGGTGCAATCGGGCGCGGTCTACGGCACCGAGGGCTTCACCGATCAGGGCGTCGGCCTGGGCGCGGAGGCAACCCTTTGGCTCACCGAGCAAGGCATCGAGGTGGTGGGCACAGACGCCTGGAGCTGGGACGCGCCCTTCAGCCACACCGCGAAACGCTGGGCCGAGACGCGCGATCCCGCGATCATCTGGGAGGGCCACAAGGCCGGGCGCATCCGGCCCTATTACCAGATCGAGAAGCTCGCCAATCTCGCCGCGCTGCCGCCGCACGGCTTCATGGTCAGCTGCTTCCCGGTGAAGATCGAGCGAGCGAGCGCGGGCTGGATCCGCGCGGTGGCGATGGTGGAGGAATAG
- the aroB gene encoding 3-dehydroquinate synthase, which yields MAVISVALAGRAYDVVIEEGLLEHLAEAAAPYLMGYGPQRPVPFVADTNTHRLFAAPVDAHLAAQGMAAEWFVVEPGEDAKSWAVLERLCDWLLALGVTRSDHVFALGGGVVGDLVGFACSVVKRGVGFVQLPTTLLAQVDSSVGGKTAINTRAGKNLIGAFHQPSLVLIDPRVLATLPPREMRAGYAEVLKYGLLGDAAFFAWLEANGDKVLAREPAALEHAIATSIAMKARIVAADERETLDQRALLNLGHTFGHALEAETGFSDRLLHGEAVAMGMVLAAKYSTRRGAISAADAARATAAIAAAGLPAHLPGLGLACDGAALVDHMRHDKKAEGRTLPFLLLRRLGEAHVARDVDLTDIAAFLDEELKG from the coding sequence ATGGCTGTGATTTCCGTCGCGCTGGCCGGGCGCGCCTATGACGTGGTGATCGAGGAGGGGCTGCTCGAGCACCTCGCCGAGGCTGCCGCACCGTACCTCATGGGATACGGTCCGCAGCGCCCCGTGCCGTTCGTGGCCGACACCAACACTCACCGCCTGTTCGCCGCTCCGGTGGACGCGCATCTCGCCGCGCAGGGAATGGCGGCAGAGTGGTTCGTGGTCGAACCGGGCGAGGACGCCAAGAGCTGGGCCGTGCTCGAGCGCCTGTGCGACTGGCTGCTGGCGCTCGGCGTGACGCGGTCGGATCATGTCTTCGCGCTGGGCGGCGGGGTGGTGGGCGACCTCGTCGGATTTGCCTGTTCGGTGGTGAAGCGCGGGGTCGGTTTCGTGCAGCTGCCCACGACGCTGCTGGCGCAGGTGGATTCCTCGGTCGGCGGCAAGACCGCGATCAACACGCGCGCGGGCAAGAACCTGATCGGCGCCTTCCACCAGCCTTCGCTGGTGCTGATCGACCCGCGGGTGCTGGCGACCCTGCCGCCCCGCGAGATGCGCGCCGGCTATGCCGAGGTGCTGAAATACGGCCTGCTCGGCGATGCGGCCTTCTTCGCCTGGCTCGAAGCGAACGGCGACAAGGTGCTCGCGCGCGAGCCTGCCGCGCTCGAACACGCCATCGCCACCAGCATCGCGATGAAGGCGCGGATCGTCGCCGCCGACGAGCGCGAGACGCTGGATCAGCGCGCCCTGCTCAATCTCGGCCACACCTTCGGCCACGCGCTCGAGGCGGAAACGGGTTTCTCCGACCGGCTGCTCCACGGCGAGGCGGTGGCGATGGGCATGGTGCTGGCGGCGAAATACTCGACGCGCCGGGGTGCGATCTCGGCGGCGGATGCCGCGCGGGCCACGGCGGCCATCGCGGCGGCGGGCCTGCCCGCGCACCTGCCCGGTCTCGGCCTTGCCTGCGACGGCGCCGCGCTGGTCGATCACATGCGCCACGACAAGAAGGCGGAAGGGCGCACCCTGCCCTTCCTGCTGCTGCGCCGGCTGGGCGAGGCCCATGTCGCCCGCGATGTCGATCTGACCGACATCGCCGCTTTTCTGGACGAGGAACTCAAGGGATGA
- a CDS encoding shikimate kinase: MSAAPSASHHSDLAAIAARITRPVVLVGLMGVGKTTVGRKLAGLLKRDFVDADEAIVAAAQRSIPEIFETYGEAYFRDGERRVIARLIEEGHGVIATGGGAFVDPQTRAAVLEKGIAVWIDCDIDTLVERTSRRATRPLLKQGDPRTILTRLAAERAPFYGQAHIRVVSETGPHADTARAIIEAIDKWL, encoded by the coding sequence ATGTCCGCCGCGCCCTCCGCCTCGCATCACAGCGATCTTGCCGCCATCGCCGCGCGCATCACGCGGCCGGTGGTGCTGGTCGGGCTGATGGGGGTCGGCAAGACGACTGTCGGGCGCAAGCTCGCGGGCCTGCTGAAGCGCGATTTCGTCGATGCCGACGAGGCCATCGTCGCCGCCGCCCAGCGGTCGATCCCCGAGATCTTCGAGACCTATGGCGAGGCCTATTTCCGCGACGGCGAGCGGCGCGTGATCGCCCGGCTGATCGAGGAAGGCCACGGCGTTATCGCCACCGGCGGCGGGGCTTTCGTCGATCCGCAGACCCGCGCCGCCGTGCTCGAAAAGGGCATCGCGGTGTGGATCGATTGCGACATCGACACGCTGGTCGAGCGCACCTCGCGCCGCGCCACCCGCCCGCTGCTCAAGCAGGGCGACCCGCGCACCATCCTGACCCGGCTGGCGGCAGAGCGCGCGCCCTTCTATGGGCAGGCGCATATCCGCGTCGTCAGCGAGACCGGCCCCCACGCCGACACCGCCCGCGCGATCATCGAGGCGATCGACAAATGGCTGTGA